A window from Phalacrocorax aristotelis chromosome 5, bGulAri2.1, whole genome shotgun sequence encodes these proteins:
- the SLC25A22 gene encoding mitochondrial glutamate carrier 1, which produces MADKQISLPAKLINGGIAGLIGVTCVFPIDLAKTRLQNQQNGQRMYTSMSDCLIKTIRSEGYFGMYRGAAVNLTLVTPEKAIKLAANDFFRHHLSKDGKKLTLLREMLAGCGAGTCQVIVTTPMEMLKIQLQDAGRIAAQKKLMAAQAQLSSSAAGAAEPVVETRPTAMQITRELLRSKGIAGLYKGLGATLLRDVPFSIVYFPLFANLNKLGQKDPNVKAPFYVSFLSGCVAGSTAAVAVNPCDVIKTRLQSLQRGVNEDTYSGILDCTKKIWQKEGPMAFLKGAYCRALVIAPLFGIAQVVYFIGIAEFLLDMLPKHRA; this is translated from the exons TTTACCTGCCAAGCTGATCAATGGAGGGATAGCTGGGCTGATTGGGGTCACCTGCGTATTTCCCATTGACCTGGCAAAAACTCGCCTGCAGAACCAGCAGAATGGCCAACGGATGTACACCAGCAT GTCTGACTGCCTCATTAAAACAATTCGGTCGGAAGGCTACTTTGGCATGTACAGAG gggctgcagtgaACCTGACTCTAGTGACACCAGAAAAGGCTATCAAACTGGCAGCCAATGACTTCTTCCGGCATCACCTCTCCAAAGATGG GAAGAAGCTGACACTGCTGAGGGAGATGCTGGCAGGCTGTGGCGCGGGTACCTGCCAGGTGATTGTCACCACTCCCATGGAGATGCTCAAAATCCAGCTGCAGGATGCGGGGCGAATTG CGGCACAGAAGAAGCTGATGGCAGCGCAGGCCCAGCTGTCTTCCTCTGCAGCGGGCGCGGCGGAGCCAGTGGTGGAAACACGCCCCACAGCAATGCAAATAACAAGGGAGCTGCTGCGGAGCAAAGGCATCGCGGGACTCTACAAGGGCCTCGGAGCCACGCTGCTAAG GGATGTCCCGTTCTCCATTGTTTACTTCCCGCTGTTTGCAAACCTGAATAAGCTGGGCCAGAAAGACCCCAATGTCAAGGCTCCATTCTACGTGTCCTTCCTCTCCGGATGTGTGGCTGGCAGTACGGCTGCCGTGGCTGTCAACCCTTGCGACG tgaTCAAAACGCGGCTGCAGTCCTTGCAGAGAGGAGTGAATGAGGACACCTACTCAGGAATCCTGGACTGCACCAA GAAGATCTGGCAGAAGGAAGGGCCCATGGCCTTCCTGAAAGGGGCATACTGCCGAGCCCTGGTCATTGCTCCTCTCTTCGGCATTGCACAAGTTGTCTACTTCATCGGCATTGCGGAGTTCCTGCTGGACATGCTCCCCAAGCACCGGGCCTAG
- the LOC142057773 gene encoding malignant fibrous histiocytoma-amplified sequence 1 homolog codes for MTQPKACQEQDDVLREVTLSTQRLRVLPPAVLSNPTLESLDLDRNKLRSITGISKLCNLKKLVLSKNEIVDFPNEIQSLVCLEKLELNQNQIRVIPEGVFSRLRRLKHLRLNNNRLSALPKDLAACQGSLQYLNISNNLFRTLPPPILQLAHLQELHVQNNALRQLPRELFQGQCLKMFKANGNPLREPPSEVCAGGIQQIRNYFNQLQHSLGQEDKRVKTMFLGASLAGKSTICKSLKQGQAKLVPKEERTVGIEISEFQIKDFTFLFWDFAGQLEYYMTHHVFITPQAFVILVINLHMYQNNDKTFKELVGFWINNLSMRVPNSVVLPVGTHVDYCQKEEVEKKRHDIMAKITAMLVERKSNLAHFINNLEGSEEPEFYVDQWERLKEMESCTLTILNLVAVNCTDHRDIKKLEATILEHVKNEELFPEVIRVLPPVYRQVEAAIVDIAQSEEVADHGMMDLQYLLSKLSQWEHLANLDRELLQDILRYLHRIGLVVWYEEIKHLESTVFLQPTFLITMFRLLVRYQLVQQLESISLDTLIGEHATLRDRSNWVWTFKSKAMLCHRAVRALVKHQLFSEGLRDVFEEIMGDMPHRGRGKLFSLLEHFELCLEVRHAEVLNPQASEFVPGKPWETTRGQGESWYLFPTYLNQTEEVSEVWGGDHHEDLHIRAYFSPEIPEGFFQRFLVKACSFYSTYWVAKATCLLICNGKPLLIKENNERAYSYLELRCRKPAGRTGFQVAWDFLMAVVFIVQKLAEEWPGLHVCVKTPCRTTGCPAEFIWPDMEGTNAMTKENVKTCGTCGHRFGTELLLPKVPRQLEEPLVQPSAHCYMTHYGTMTLRPSSIHANQQNTSSE; via the exons ATGACCCAGCCCAAAGCCT GTCAGGAGCAAGATGATGTTTTGCGTGAAGTGACTCTCTCTACCCAGAGACTGCGCGTGCTACCTCCAGCGGTCCTGAGCAACCCCACACTGGAGAGCCTTGACCTCGACAGGAACAAGCTCAGGAGCATCACAGGCATTTCTAAGCTTTGCAACCTGAAGAAGCTTGTACTGTCCAAGAATGAGATTGTAGACTTTCCCAACGAAATCCAGAGCCTGGTCTGTTTAGAAAAGCTTGAGCTGAATCAGAACCAAATCCGGGTCATCCCAGAGGGGGTTTTCTCCCGTCTCCGCAGGCTTAAACACTTGCGGCTGAACAACAACCGTCTCAGTGCCCTTCCCAAGGACCTGGCAGCTTGTCAAGGCAGCCTTCAGTACCTCAACATTTCCAACAACCTGTTCCGGACTTTGCCCCCGCCCATCCTGCAGCTGGCACACTTACAGGAGCTCCACGTGCAGAATAATGCCCTTCGCCAGCTTCCTAGAGAGCTCTTCCAGGGGCAATGCCTAAAAATGTTCAAGGCCAATGGGAACCCACTCCGGGAGCCACCCAGTGAAGTGTGTGCTGGTGGCATCCAGCAGATACGGAATTACTTCAACCAGCTTCAACACAGTTTGGGGCAGGAGGACAAGAGGGTCAAGACCATGTTCCTGGGGGCCTCACTGGCAGGGAAATCCACCATCTGCAAAAGCCTGAAACAAGGGCAAGCCAAACTGGTGCCCAAGGAAGAGCGAACGGTTGGAATAGAGATCAGTGAGTTCCAGATCAAAGACTTCACATTTCTCTTCTGGGACTTTGCCGGCCAGCTGGAGTACTACATGACTCACCATGTGTTCATCACCCCACAGGCATTTGTCATCCTTGTCATCAATCTCCATAT gtaCCAAAATAATGACAAGACTTTCAAGGAGCTCGTTGGTTTCTGGATCAACAACCTGTCCATGCGCGTCCCAAATTCAGTGGTGCTTCCTGTGGGAACCCATGTGGACTACTGCCagaaggaggaggtggagaagaaGAGGCACGACATCATGGCTAAGATCACGGCCATGCTCGTGGAGAGGAAAAGCAACCTTGCTCACTTCATCAACAACCTGGAGGGCAGTGAGGAGCCTGAGTTTTACGTGGACCAGTGGGAAAGGCTGAAGGAGATGGAGAGCTGCACGTTAACC aTCTTAAACTTAGTTGCTGTCAACTGCACCGATCACCGTGATATCAAAAAGCTCGAGGCTACTATTCTAGAGCATGTGAAGAATGAGGAGCTCTTCCCTGAGGTCATCCGAGTGCTGCCGCCTGTCTACAGGCAGGTGGAAGCTGCCATCGTAGATATTGCACAGAGTGAGGAGGTGGCAGACCATG GCATGATGGACCTTCAGTACCTGCTCAGCAAACTCTCCCAGTGGGAGCACCTGGCCAACCTGGACAGAGAACTTCTCCAGGACATCTTGCGGTACCTCCACCGTATTGGGCTTGTCGTGTGGTACGAGGAAATCAAGCACCTGGAAAGCACTGTTTTTCTCCAGCCTACCTTCCTAATAACTATGTTCAGG CTCCTTGTGAGGTACCAGCTAGTCCAGCAGCTCGAGAGCATCTCTTTGGACACACTGATTGGAGAACATGCCACCCTCAGAGACAGGTCCAACTGGGTGTGGACCTTCAAGTCAAAGGCAATGCTGTGCCACCGGGCTGTGCGTGCCTTGGTGAAGCACCAGCTCTTTTCAGAGGGGCTGCGGGATGTCTTTGAGGAAATCATGGGGGACATGCcccacagagggagagggaagctCTTCAGCCTCCTGGAGCACTTTGAGCTCTGCCTGGAGGTGAGGCATGCTGAAGTGCTCAACCCACAGGCCAGTGAGTTTGTGCCTGGGAAGCCATGGGAGACAACACGGGGCCAAGGCGAGTCCTGGTACTTGTTCCCAACCTATCTGAACCAGACGGAAGAGGTCTCTGAGGTGTGGGGAGGAGATCACCACGAGGACCTCCACATCCGTGCCTACTTCTCACCTGAAATACctgagggttttttccagaG GTTCCTGGTAAAAGCTTGCTCCTTCTACTCCACATACTGGGTGGCCAAGGCTACCTGCTTGCTCATATGCAATGGCAAACCTCTGCTGATCAAAGAGAATAACGAGAGGGCCTACAGCTACCTGGAGCTCCGGTGCAGAAAGCCAGCAGGAAGGACAG GTTTCCAGGTTGCCTGGGACTTCCTCATGGCAGTTGTGTTCATCGTTCAGAAGCTCGCCGAGGAGTGGCCGGGGCTGCACGTGTGTGTGAAAACTCCTTGCCGAACAACCGGCTGTCCCGCAGAGTTCATCTGGCCAGACATGGAGGGCACAAATGCCAT GACAAAGGAAAACGTTAAAACCTGTGGAACGTGCGGGCACCGCTTtggcacagagctgctcctgcccaaAG TGCccaggcagctggaggagccccTGGTGCAGCCCTCTGCTCACTGCTACATGACACACTATGGGACCATGACCTTAAGGCCCAGCAGCATCCATGCCAATCAGCAG AACACCTCAAGTGAGTAA
- the IRF7 gene encoding interferon regulatory factor 7 isoform X1, with protein sequence MAALQGEGEPQKLRFGPWLVNAISSGSYQGLCWTDPGRSIFRVPWKHNARKDVTSSDLEIFKAWAMASGRYEGCPEDPAKWKTNFRCALRSTRMFVLLEDRSKSGDDPHKVFAIASDVLCHGKEGDFSSPDPVVEQQPLHQQTQAELDPQDVAPEITLTGSTNPAQPPMLEGLEMLQWVLQQCDISSRNLGSPTPSWAPAEDAPHQATLLQPHPDPSQSNCLPSVAYQQWVPTAEQPALGTYRSPDSMLLEEQGAMALPCHPPEVTVPMTSPGEAMLFASTASPAPPPPEDNTDALIRILDISIYYRGKLFHQEEVRGSQCLLAYQPSDPAVALRPGRLVRFPSPAELADSKQRRFTEELLGSAGLQLEQRTGKLFATRLKKCKVFWALSQQLEGVGHPPPDPLCRDQETPIFDFSEFCTELRDFRNGQRQRSPDFTIYLCFGQSFSKAKPKDSKLILVKVRGPTPTTAPLLSREGETLGDQGIVGVWAPEEGDPGSLWEMGLWVPEEGDNCGLGAQEGGPSGAGGKCGLGAQGGGLSSARVPGEGHPWGTGEIRAHHVLGRETLRGQGR encoded by the exons ATGGCAGCGCTGCAGGGCGAGGG GGAGCCCCAGAAGCTGCGGTTCGGACCCTGGCTGGTGAACGCCATCAGCAGCGGGAGCTACCAGGGGCTGTGCTGGACTGACCCGGGCCGCAGCATCTTCCGCGTCCCCTGGAAGCACAACGCTAGGAAAGATGTCACCAGCAGCGATCTGGAGATCTTCAAG GCCTGGGCAATGGCGAGTGGGCGATATGAGGGGTGCCCCGAGGACCCGGCCAAGTGGAAGACCAACTTCCGCTGTGCCCTGAGGAGCACACGGATGTTTGTGCTGCTGGAGGACCGCTCCAAGTCTGGTGATGACCCACACAAAGTTTTTGCCATTGCCTCAG ATGTCCTCTGTCATGGCAAGGAGGGAGATTTCAGCAGCCCTGACCCTGTGGTGGAACAGCAGCCACTGCATCAGCAGACACAG GCAGAGCTCGACCCCCAAGATGTGGCTCCAGAAATCACCCTCACAG GCAGCACCAACCCCGCTCAGCCCCCGATGCTGGAGGGCCTGGAGATGCTGCAGTGGGTGCTGCAGCAGTGTGACATCTCTTCCCGCAACCTTGGCTCCCCGACCCCATCCTGGGCGCCTGCAG AGGATGCTCCCCACCAGGccaccctgctccagcctcaCCCAGACCCCAGCCAAAGCAACTGCCTCCCCTCAGTGGCATATCAGCAATGGGTGCCCACGGCGGAGCAGCCCGCCTTGGGCACCTACAGGTCCCCGGACTccatgctgctggaggagcaag GGGCCATGGCACTGCCATGCCATCCGCCGGAGGTCACAGTCCCCATGACATCCCCAGGGGAGGCAATGCTTTTCGCCTCCACTGCCAGCcctgcaccaccaccaccagaggATAACACAG ATGCCCTCATCCGCATCCTGGACATCAGCATCTACTACCGAGGGAAGCTCTTCCACCAGGAGGAGGTGAGGGGCAGCCAGTGCCTGTTGGCATACCAGCCCTCAGACCCGGCGGTGGCCCTGCGCCCTGGGCGCCTGGTGCgcttccccagccccgccgAGCTGGCCGATAGCAAGCAGCGACGCTTCACCgaggagctgctgggcagcgcagggctgcagctggagcaacGCACTGGTAAGCTCTTTGCCACCCGCCTGAAGAAGTGCAAGGTCTTCTGGGCCCTGTCCCAGCAGCTCGAGGGTGTCGGGCACCCACCACCCGACCCGCTCTGCCGGGACCAGGAAACCCCCATCTTTGACTTCAGTGAGTTTTGCACAG AGCTGAGGGACTTCCGCAATGGCCAAAGGCAGCGGTCCCCTGACTTCACCATCTACCTCTGCTTCGGGCAGTCCTTCTCCAAGGCCAAGCCCAAGGACTCTAAGCTCATCCTGGTCAAGGTGCGGGGGCCAACACCCACCACTGCCCCACTACTGTCCAGGGAGGGAGAGACTCTTGGGGACCAGGGGATAGTGGGGGTCTGGGCGCCTGAGGAGGGGGACCCTGGAAGTCTGTGGGAGATGGGGCTCTGGGTGCCTGAGGAGGGGGACAACTGCGGTCTGGGTGCCCAAGAAGGGGGACCctcaggggctggggggaagtGTGGGCTGGGTGCCCAAGGAGGGGGACTCTCATCAGCCagggtgcctggggaggggcaCCCTTGGGGTACAGGGGAGATAAGGGCTCATCACGTTCTGGGGAGGGAGACCCTCAGAGGTCAGGGGAGATGA
- the IRF7 gene encoding interferon regulatory factor 7 isoform X2 translates to MAALQGEGEPQKLRFGPWLVNAISSGSYQGLCWTDPGRSIFRVPWKHNARKDVTSSDLEIFKAWAMASGRYEGCPEDPAKWKTNFRCALRSTRMFVLLEDRSKSGDDPHKVFAIASDVLCHGKEGDFSSPDPVVEQQPLHQQTQAELDPQDVAPEITLTGSTNPAQPPMLEGLEMLQWVLQQCDISSRNLGSPTPSWAPAEDAPHQATLLQPHPDPSQSNCLPSVAYQQWVPTAEQPALGTYRSPDSMLLEEQGAMALPCHPPEVTVPMTSPGEAMLFASTASPAPPPPEDNTDALIRILDISIYYRGKLFHQEEVRGSQCLLAYQPSDPAVALRPGRLVRFPSPAELADSKQRRFTEELLGSAGLQLEQRTGKLFATRLKKCKVFWALSQQLEGVGHPPPDPLCRDQETPIFDFSEFCTELRDFRNGQRQRSPDFTIYLCFGQSFSKAKPKDSKLILVKLVPKFCEYWYEQVLREGASSLDSGTVSLQLSDSFSLFELIEQCNMQID, encoded by the exons ATGGCAGCGCTGCAGGGCGAGGG GGAGCCCCAGAAGCTGCGGTTCGGACCCTGGCTGGTGAACGCCATCAGCAGCGGGAGCTACCAGGGGCTGTGCTGGACTGACCCGGGCCGCAGCATCTTCCGCGTCCCCTGGAAGCACAACGCTAGGAAAGATGTCACCAGCAGCGATCTGGAGATCTTCAAG GCCTGGGCAATGGCGAGTGGGCGATATGAGGGGTGCCCCGAGGACCCGGCCAAGTGGAAGACCAACTTCCGCTGTGCCCTGAGGAGCACACGGATGTTTGTGCTGCTGGAGGACCGCTCCAAGTCTGGTGATGACCCACACAAAGTTTTTGCCATTGCCTCAG ATGTCCTCTGTCATGGCAAGGAGGGAGATTTCAGCAGCCCTGACCCTGTGGTGGAACAGCAGCCACTGCATCAGCAGACACAG GCAGAGCTCGACCCCCAAGATGTGGCTCCAGAAATCACCCTCACAG GCAGCACCAACCCCGCTCAGCCCCCGATGCTGGAGGGCCTGGAGATGCTGCAGTGGGTGCTGCAGCAGTGTGACATCTCTTCCCGCAACCTTGGCTCCCCGACCCCATCCTGGGCGCCTGCAG AGGATGCTCCCCACCAGGccaccctgctccagcctcaCCCAGACCCCAGCCAAAGCAACTGCCTCCCCTCAGTGGCATATCAGCAATGGGTGCCCACGGCGGAGCAGCCCGCCTTGGGCACCTACAGGTCCCCGGACTccatgctgctggaggagcaag GGGCCATGGCACTGCCATGCCATCCGCCGGAGGTCACAGTCCCCATGACATCCCCAGGGGAGGCAATGCTTTTCGCCTCCACTGCCAGCcctgcaccaccaccaccagaggATAACACAG ATGCCCTCATCCGCATCCTGGACATCAGCATCTACTACCGAGGGAAGCTCTTCCACCAGGAGGAGGTGAGGGGCAGCCAGTGCCTGTTGGCATACCAGCCCTCAGACCCGGCGGTGGCCCTGCGCCCTGGGCGCCTGGTGCgcttccccagccccgccgAGCTGGCCGATAGCAAGCAGCGACGCTTCACCgaggagctgctgggcagcgcagggctgcagctggagcaacGCACTGGTAAGCTCTTTGCCACCCGCCTGAAGAAGTGCAAGGTCTTCTGGGCCCTGTCCCAGCAGCTCGAGGGTGTCGGGCACCCACCACCCGACCCGCTCTGCCGGGACCAGGAAACCCCCATCTTTGACTTCAGTGAGTTTTGCACAG AGCTGAGGGACTTCCGCAATGGCCAAAGGCAGCGGTCCCCTGACTTCACCATCTACCTCTGCTTCGGGCAGTCCTTCTCCAAGGCCAAGCCCAAGGACTCTAAGCTCATCCTGGTCAAG ctggtacCCAAGTTCTGCGAGTATTGGTATGAGCAGGTGCTGCGGGAGGGAGCCTCCTCCCTTGACAGTGGCACCGTCAGCCTGCAGCTCTCCGACTCCTTCAGCCTCTTCGAGCTCATCGAGCAGTGTAACATGCAGATAGACTGA